The Candidatus Korarchaeota archaeon NZ13-K genome window below encodes:
- a CDS encoding electron transfer flavoprotein beta subunit/FixA family protein → MDIAVLVKQSLDVQQLVVDGGSGKVYLEEAPTKAGDIEINAAEEAVRMKEKVGGRATAIMLLCWGTSGRRIKEAREALTRVLAMGLDDAILLLGRQDMDTYWAAKVIAEEVRAGNYQLVLAGEGSEDNFSGVIPGRVAAELGWPYVAYATAIEVNGDELKVTRSLEDYDEVVSVRLPAVISVTQEINQPRIPTVLHIMRASKKPIVQKEVASSFEPKVRIREIRALKVERRREIIEGDLEESLEKLLNALKS, encoded by the coding sequence ATGGACATAGCGGTGCTTGTGAAGCAGTCACTCGACGTCCAACAGTTGGTAGTGGATGGAGGGAGTGGGAAGGTTTACCTGGAGGAGGCACCGACGAAGGCCGGGGATATCGAGATCAACGCCGCTGAGGAAGCCGTTAGGATGAAGGAGAAGGTCGGCGGAAGGGCCACCGCCATAATGCTGCTCTGCTGGGGAACCTCGGGCAGGAGGATCAAGGAGGCCAGGGAGGCCCTGACCAGGGTTTTGGCGATGGGACTTGATGATGCCATCCTCCTGCTGGGCCGTCAGGACATGGACACTTACTGGGCCGCCAAGGTGATAGCTGAGGAGGTGAGGGCTGGGAACTATCAGCTAGTCCTCGCTGGTGAGGGGAGCGAGGACAACTTCTCCGGGGTCATCCCCGGCAGGGTGGCGGCCGAGCTGGGGTGGCCCTACGTGGCCTACGCGACCGCCATAGAGGTCAATGGGGATGAGCTGAAGGTCACCAGGAGCCTCGAGGATTACGATGAGGTCGTATCCGTCAGGTTACCCGCCGTGATCTCGGTGACTCAGGAGATAAACCAGCCGAGGATCCCGACCGTCCTCCACATAATGAGGGCCTCCAAGAAGCCTATAGTGCAGAAGGAGGTGGCGAGTTCATTCGAACCAAAGGTCAGGATCAGGGAGATCAGGGCCCTCAAGGTGGAGAGGAGAAGGGAGATCATCGAGGGGGATCTTGAGGAATCGCTGGAGAAACTCCTGAATGCCCTGAAATC
- a CDS encoding acyl-CoA dehydrogenase has protein sequence MVDFSFTEEEEVFRRTLRELLSEILAPRSREIDRSCRIPGDVIKALAENGILLLTIKPEYGGQGASWVMGTIATEEIARADPSVATAVFHLVEASWGKIVERYAKPELAKEVLSRAARGEGFVGICSTEPQSGSDVAGFRTLAKKEGDHWILNGEKTYISGIVEAKEVDGGYVTLVKTKPEAGSRGISLFWLPINAPGIETGLFDDMGRCGISTGWIRLNNVKLPEDHLIGRVNEGFEIAMEGFNRARVFVSAGCTGSAMAMFDYTREYVKSRVVFGRSLASFEGIQFPLVDYYARIEAARLVMYKAAWMVDQFDQGNATLRDVGMWAAMAKLLAPEIAVDALKEFMKATGAYGYTKDTPLEMALRGVLSYYVGAEGGQNIMRLILGRFLFGSEHLPYKQK, from the coding sequence TTGGTCGACTTCTCCTTCACGGAGGAAGAGGAGGTCTTCAGGCGGACCCTGAGGGAACTCCTCTCCGAGATCCTTGCCCCTAGGTCTAGGGAGATAGATAGGAGCTGCAGGATACCAGGGGATGTGATAAAAGCACTCGCCGAGAACGGGATCCTCCTTCTGACGATCAAGCCGGAGTACGGTGGCCAAGGGGCCAGTTGGGTGATGGGCACAATAGCCACGGAGGAGATAGCAAGGGCGGATCCGAGCGTCGCCACGGCCGTCTTCCACCTGGTGGAGGCCTCATGGGGGAAGATAGTGGAGAGGTATGCGAAGCCGGAACTGGCGAAGGAGGTGCTGAGCAGGGCGGCTAGAGGGGAGGGTTTCGTCGGCATATGCTCCACCGAGCCTCAGAGCGGAAGCGATGTAGCTGGTTTCAGGACCCTAGCTAAGAAAGAGGGCGATCATTGGATCCTAAACGGTGAGAAGACTTACATAAGTGGCATAGTCGAGGCGAAGGAGGTGGATGGAGGGTACGTCACCTTGGTGAAGACGAAGCCGGAAGCGGGTTCTAGGGGAATAAGCCTTTTCTGGCTTCCCATAAACGCTCCTGGGATAGAGACGGGGCTCTTCGATGACATGGGGAGGTGCGGAATAAGCACCGGATGGATAAGGCTGAACAATGTCAAGCTTCCTGAGGACCACCTCATAGGGAGGGTTAACGAGGGTTTTGAGATAGCGATGGAGGGATTCAACAGGGCGAGAGTTTTCGTGTCAGCCGGATGCACGGGCTCAGCAATGGCAATGTTCGATTACACTAGAGAATATGTCAAGAGCAGGGTCGTGTTCGGGAGATCCCTGGCCTCCTTCGAGGGGATCCAGTTCCCGCTAGTGGATTACTACGCGAGGATAGAGGCTGCCAGATTGGTCATGTATAAGGCGGCATGGATGGTCGATCAGTTCGATCAGGGGAATGCCACTCTCAGGGATGTCGGAATGTGGGCGGCTATGGCGAAACTACTGGCCCCAGAGATAGCTGTTGATGCCCTTAAGGAGTTCATGAAGGCCACGGGAGCATACGGCTACACGAAGGACACCCCGCTGGAGATGGCCCTCAGGGGAGTGTTAAGCTACTACGTTGGGGCTGAGGGCGGCCAGAACATAATGAGGCTGATCCTCGGGAGGTTCCTGTTCGGCTCGGAGCACCTGCCCTACAAGCAGAAGTAG
- a CDS encoding pyridoxal-phosphate dependent enzyme — protein MIYRCPRCGSTSSSDWRCPHCGSLMEIRLERIFWEVQEGEPSIWRYKNLLPRAKRIVSLGEGLTDVRRVNGTLIKDETKNPTGSYIDRGSSVLVSCSDMANRVELEFSPDVTISLASYILRCGGSIEVRVDPERVDWDELLYLSQLDAAISFGPHGFRSDYENPFMLEGFKTIAYEIYEFREGIGGIAIPSESGVLAYGVLKGFLELEEMGLMRVPQVYLAHHGPLRGELVDILLAMGVRPVEADPRETVDSMIRLARMGIYVKPVSAMAYAVASRLGGDVIALLTGTGLRRWRGAHPRLTDLQRRVLAVMRRGREMTAYQIWRQIDEASLQGVYKALFKLSGMGLISSKRRMCGRRIKRVYYLTGGEPDG, from the coding sequence GTGATTTACAGGTGCCCGAGGTGCGGATCGACCTCCAGCTCGGATTGGAGATGTCCTCACTGCGGTTCTTTGATGGAAATAAGACTGGAGAGGATTTTCTGGGAGGTTCAGGAGGGAGAGCCCTCAATTTGGAGGTATAAAAATCTTCTACCAAGGGCTAAGAGGATAGTGAGCCTGGGGGAAGGTCTGACTGATGTGAGGAGGGTGAACGGCACGCTGATAAAGGACGAGACCAAGAATCCCACTGGCTCTTACATAGACAGGGGCTCCTCCGTCTTGGTCAGCTGCTCGGACATGGCTAATAGGGTCGAGCTGGAGTTCTCTCCGGACGTCACGATATCGCTCGCATCCTACATACTCAGGTGCGGGGGCTCCATTGAGGTCAGGGTGGATCCCGAGAGGGTCGACTGGGACGAGCTGCTCTACCTGTCCCAACTGGACGCGGCCATATCCTTCGGCCCCCATGGATTTAGGAGCGATTACGAGAACCCCTTCATGTTGGAGGGATTCAAGACAATAGCTTATGAGATTTACGAGTTCAGGGAGGGTATAGGAGGCATAGCAATACCATCTGAGTCCGGAGTTCTTGCTTACGGTGTGCTGAAGGGGTTTCTGGAGCTGGAGGAGATGGGGTTGATGAGGGTCCCTCAAGTCTACCTGGCCCACCACGGTCCCCTGAGGGGGGAGCTGGTGGACATCCTGCTGGCCATGGGGGTGAGGCCCGTGGAGGCGGATCCGAGGGAGACGGTTGACTCTATGATAAGATTGGCAAGAATGGGGATCTACGTGAAGCCCGTCTCGGCCATGGCCTATGCGGTGGCCTCTAGGCTAGGAGGAGATGTGATCGCATTGCTAACTGGGACTGGTCTGAGGAGGTGGAGGGGCGCGCATCCAAGACTCACGGACCTTCAGAGGAGGGTGCTGGCCGTCATGAGGAGGGGAAGGGAGATGACAGCATATCAGATATGGCGTCAAATCGACGAAGCGAGCTTGCAAGGTGTTTACAAGGCTCTGTTCAAGCTCAGCGGAATGGGTCTCATCTCCTCGAAGAGGAGGATGTGCGGGAGGAGGATAAAGAGGGTCTACTACCTCACGGGAGGTGAACCTGATGGATGA
- a CDS encoding cobalamin-binding protein, which yields MNLMDDEGLRGRLKRSLVDLNADEFMRCLDDLISEGADPWEIVLGPMSEAMEEIGRLFEDGEYFIAEMLEAADLFRRALERLGIGKESGRSKLGTVVIGTVKGDVHDIGKSLVTAMLRAAGFEVIDLGVDVDADTFVRAVKEHNADILAMSSLLTTTRDYMRVVIRRLEEEGIRDRVKVLVGGLSTSQEFARSIGADGWGKNAVEGVRVAKALIGERGRQTPSEIDQS from the coding sequence GTGAACCTGATGGATGATGAGGGGCTGAGGGGGAGGCTCAAGAGATCCCTCGTGGACCTTAACGCAGATGAGTTCATGAGATGCCTCGATGATCTGATCTCGGAGGGAGCTGACCCATGGGAGATCGTCTTAGGGCCGATGAGCGAGGCCATGGAGGAGATAGGGAGGCTCTTTGAGGATGGGGAGTACTTCATCGCTGAGATGCTCGAGGCCGCCGATCTCTTCAGGAGAGCCCTAGAGAGGCTCGGGATAGGGAAGGAGAGCGGGAGATCTAAACTGGGAACCGTGGTTATAGGGACTGTTAAAGGTGACGTTCATGACATAGGGAAGAGCCTGGTGACGGCGATGCTCAGGGCTGCTGGCTTTGAGGTAATCGATCTTGGTGTTGATGTTGACGCTGATACCTTCGTGAGGGCCGTTAAGGAGCACAACGCTGATATACTGGCTATGAGCTCCCTCCTGACGACAACCAGGGATTACATGAGGGTGGTCATAAGGAGGCTGGAGGAGGAGGGCATAAGGGATAGGGTGAAGGTGCTGGTGGGGGGCCTCTCCACCTCACAGGAGTTTGCGAGGTCCATAGGTGCCGATGGTTGGGGGAAGAACGCTGTGGAAGGTGTGAGAGTGGCGAAGGCCCTGATTGGGGAGAGGGGCAGGCAGACTCCATCAGAAATCGATCAAAGTTAG
- a CDS encoding peroxiredoxin, translated as MEAGGIPLLGDKFPEMEVKTTHGVMKLPDHYKGKWFILFSHPADFTPVCTTEFYAFQKRYEEFRKLNTELIGLSIDQVFSHIKWVEWIEEKLGLKIEFPIIADDLGKVAGKLGLIHPSKGTNTVRAVFIVDPHGIIRLILYYPQEIGRNIDEILRALKALQASDSYEVALPANWPNNELMGDKVIIRPASDVESAKERLELAKEKKIECYDWWFCYKKI; from the coding sequence ATGGAGGCTGGCGGGATCCCCCTGCTGGGCGACAAGTTCCCTGAGATGGAGGTCAAGACCACGCACGGCGTGATGAAGCTGCCCGATCACTACAAGGGGAAGTGGTTCATCCTATTCAGCCACCCGGCCGATTTCACACCGGTCTGCACCACGGAGTTCTACGCCTTCCAGAAGAGATATGAGGAGTTCAGGAAGCTGAACACCGAACTCATAGGCCTGAGCATAGATCAGGTCTTCAGCCACATCAAGTGGGTTGAATGGATAGAGGAGAAGCTTGGTTTGAAGATAGAGTTTCCAATAATAGCTGATGATCTCGGTAAGGTCGCCGGGAAGCTCGGACTGATACACCCTAGCAAGGGCACCAACACCGTCAGGGCCGTCTTCATCGTGGACCCGCACGGTATAATAAGGCTGATACTCTACTACCCGCAGGAGATAGGCAGGAACATTGATGAGATATTGAGGGCCCTGAAGGCTCTGCAGGCCTCAGATAGTTACGAGGTCGCCTTACCAGCGAACTGGCCGAATAACGAGCTCATGGGGGATAAGGTAATAATAAGGCCGGCTAGCGACGTGGAGAGTGCCAAGGAGAGGCTGGAGTTGGCCAAGGAGAAGAAGATAGAGTGCTACGATTGGTGGTTCTGCTATAAGAAGATCTGA
- a CDS encoding ABC transporter ATP-binding protein — protein sequence MVNITKRFHDVTANNKVNFDLKPGEVHALLGENGAGKTTLMNILFGLYRPDEGDIYVRGKKVQIRSPRDAIKLGIGMVHQHFLFIEEHSVAENLALAHSRGFLSYRKEVEEGVRSVEERYGIKVDLDAYIWQLSLGEQQKVEILKLLLSGADILILDEPTSVLAPNEIGGLFNSLRRMKADGKGIVFITHKLKEVFEVADRVTVMRNGSVVGTFGTREVTEEELARMMIGRELSFRLTRSTATGEVVLDVRDLVVVGDRGDESVRGVSFQVRSGEILGIGGVAGNGQNELAQSLVGLRKVRRGRILIMGVDVTNKSPKDIYRLGVAYIPEERMRYGIVGEMSVAENSILKRYNERPFSHRKILNQREINYFAERLVEEFRIVVPSVQAPARNLSGGNIQRLIVGRELIAEPRLIIASNPTQGLDVAASEYIRNLLVAHRDNGAAVLLISSDLDELLGLSDRVAVMFRGEFVGMFRPGEVSTEQLGLMMTGGLRLASG from the coding sequence ATGGTCAATATCACAAAGAGATTTCATGATGTGACGGCCAATAATAAAGTAAATTTTGATTTAAAGCCAGGAGAAGTTCATGCTTTGCTGGGAGAGAACGGAGCCGGCAAGACGACCCTCATGAACATACTCTTCGGCCTGTACAGGCCCGATGAGGGTGACATCTACGTGAGGGGTAAGAAAGTTCAGATAAGGAGCCCCAGGGACGCAATCAAGTTGGGAATTGGAATGGTGCATCAGCACTTCCTCTTCATCGAGGAGCATAGCGTTGCGGAGAATCTCGCTCTGGCCCACTCTAGGGGATTCTTGAGTTACAGGAAGGAGGTGGAGGAGGGTGTGAGGTCTGTGGAGGAGAGGTACGGTATAAAGGTGGATCTGGACGCCTACATATGGCAACTTTCCTTAGGGGAGCAGCAGAAGGTGGAGATACTCAAGTTGCTGCTATCCGGTGCGGACATACTGATCTTAGATGAGCCGACATCCGTCCTTGCGCCGAATGAGATAGGGGGGTTATTCAACTCCCTGAGGAGGATGAAGGCTGACGGCAAGGGAATAGTGTTCATAACGCACAAGCTGAAGGAGGTCTTCGAGGTAGCTGATAGGGTCACCGTTATGAGGAACGGGAGTGTGGTTGGTACCTTTGGAACTCGAGAAGTCACGGAAGAGGAACTAGCTAGGATGATGATAGGCAGGGAACTCTCCTTCAGGCTTACAAGGTCCACTGCGACCGGGGAAGTTGTCTTGGATGTGAGGGATCTCGTCGTCGTGGGGGACAGGGGGGATGAGAGCGTCAGAGGGGTCTCATTTCAGGTCAGAAGCGGGGAGATACTTGGGATAGGTGGGGTTGCCGGAAACGGGCAGAACGAGCTGGCCCAATCGCTAGTGGGTCTCAGGAAGGTCAGAAGGGGCAGGATCCTGATCATGGGTGTGGATGTGACCAACAAGAGTCCCAAGGATATCTACAGGTTGGGTGTCGCTTACATACCGGAGGAGAGGATGAGGTATGGGATAGTCGGGGAGATGAGCGTGGCGGAAAATTCCATACTGAAGAGGTACAATGAGAGACCATTCAGCCATAGGAAAATTCTCAATCAACGTGAGATAAACTACTTCGCTGAGAGACTGGTCGAGGAGTTCAGAATAGTCGTTCCCTCGGTCCAAGCGCCCGCCAGAAACCTCTCCGGAGGGAACATCCAGCGGTTGATAGTGGGAAGAGAGCTCATCGCTGAGCCAAGGTTGATAATAGCCTCGAACCCGACTCAGGGTTTGGATGTGGCCGCTTCGGAGTACATAAGGAATCTCCTAGTTGCCCATAGGGACAATGGGGCCGCAGTACTTCTGATCTCCAGCGACCTCGACGAGCTATTGGGATTGAGTGACAGGGTAGCGGTGATGTTCAGGGGCGAGTTCGTCGGAATGTTCAGACCCGGGGAGGTGTCCACGGAGCAGCTAGGTCTCATGATGACGGGGGGGCTGCGCCTTGCGAGTGGTTAG
- a CDS encoding ABC transporter permease: protein MLLMLHDVNPFDFYSGLLFNVFGSRVGVTESVVRMIPLLLISSGLSLSFRAGFWNIGAEGQLLAGAMLGYLIASSFGEAPSFLLIPSLFIAGYLAGAAWGMIPALLKAKYNVNDVLSTLMLYYILYWVFQHLIHGPWKAVETVGGLTYGGFAHTKVLPANSQLPVIAGTRVHWPTLLIALISTFLTYFILRRTTWGFELRAFGWNPDASRAAGISGEKVLLLAAFISGGLSGVAGIGELCGVQKRFTPEFLSGYGFSAIITAWLSGNNPVNLLISNFLYGGLLVGGSYAMISYKLPLGFINMFNGLMLLSVLAGEFLIRYELRRG from the coding sequence TTGCTTCTAATGTTACATGATGTCAATCCTTTTGACTTCTACTCCGGATTGCTGTTTAATGTCTTCGGGAGCAGGGTGGGGGTGACGGAGTCCGTCGTGAGGATGATACCCCTGCTCCTAATAAGCTCGGGGCTATCCCTATCCTTCAGGGCGGGCTTCTGGAACATAGGGGCGGAGGGTCAGCTGCTGGCCGGAGCCATGCTCGGTTACCTAATAGCCTCTAGCTTCGGGGAGGCGCCCAGCTTCTTACTTATCCCCTCGCTCTTCATCGCGGGCTACCTAGCGGGTGCTGCTTGGGGGATGATTCCAGCGCTCCTGAAGGCCAAGTACAACGTTAACGATGTCCTGTCAACCCTCATGCTCTACTACATCCTCTACTGGGTCTTCCAGCATCTCATACATGGCCCCTGGAAGGCCGTGGAGACCGTGGGAGGACTCACCTACGGAGGCTTCGCCCACACCAAGGTGCTGCCCGCGAACTCACAGCTCCCGGTCATAGCCGGGACCAGGGTGCACTGGCCGACCCTCCTGATAGCACTGATCTCCACATTTCTGACATACTTCATCCTGAGGAGGACCACATGGGGCTTCGAGCTGAGGGCCTTCGGATGGAACCCGGATGCTAGCAGGGCCGCGGGCATAAGCGGCGAGAAGGTCCTGTTGCTGGCGGCCTTCATAAGCGGAGGCCTCTCGGGCGTGGCCGGCATAGGGGAGCTTTGCGGGGTTCAGAAGAGGTTCACTCCGGAGTTCCTATCGGGATATGGCTTCTCAGCCATAATCACGGCTTGGCTGAGCGGAAACAACCCAGTGAATCTATTGATATCAAACTTCCTCTACGGGGGGCTGCTCGTTGGTGGAAGCTACGCTATGATATCTTACAAGCTCCCCCTGGGTTTCATAAACATGTTCAACGGGCTGATGCTCCTCTCCGTGTTGGCTGGCGAGTTCCTGATAAGGTACGAGTTGAGGAGGGGTTGA
- a CDS encoding ABC transporter permease: MLENVIWVGSRTAIPLLLACVGEIYAERSGVLNLGVEGMMAMGAAISFIVALQTHNAWLGVSAGVLAAMSLSLIHAFISISLRSNQVVSGLAISMLGLGLSILVGRKYVGFQLPPDVRFLPTPMAPLNGIPLIGRLLFDQDPIFYISLLLTLLLWFLLFRTRYGLIIRSTGGNPAAVDAAGISVEKVRYASTLLGGALSGLAGAYLSTSYNPVWIENITAGRGWIAISLVIFSLWDPAKALLTSFLFGTIEAASYTLQALGYSQWLLSALPYLMTLVILTLGSSGRFRRRVGAPRYLGIPYDRE; the protein is encoded by the coding sequence ATATTGGAGAACGTGATCTGGGTGGGATCCAGAACAGCTATCCCTCTCCTGCTTGCATGCGTTGGTGAGATATACGCAGAGCGATCTGGGGTTCTGAATCTGGGCGTTGAGGGCATGATGGCGATGGGTGCGGCGATTTCCTTCATAGTCGCTCTTCAGACACATAACGCCTGGCTCGGGGTCTCGGCAGGCGTCCTCGCAGCAATGTCGCTCTCCCTGATTCATGCTTTCATAAGCATCTCCCTTAGATCGAATCAGGTGGTCTCTGGACTCGCGATATCCATGCTGGGGCTCGGCCTGAGCATTCTAGTGGGCAGGAAGTACGTTGGATTCCAGCTCCCCCCGGACGTGAGGTTCCTCCCAACGCCGATGGCCCCCCTTAATGGTATCCCACTGATCGGGAGGCTTCTATTCGATCAGGACCCGATCTTCTACATCAGTCTGCTGCTGACGCTCCTTCTCTGGTTCCTGCTCTTTAGAACTAGATATGGGCTGATAATAAGGTCCACGGGAGGGAATCCGGCAGCCGTTGACGCCGCTGGCATAAGCGTCGAGAAGGTGAGGTACGCGTCCACGCTGCTGGGAGGGGCGCTCTCAGGATTGGCTGGGGCCTATCTCTCGACCTCCTACAACCCTGTGTGGATAGAGAACATAACGGCGGGCAGGGGGTGGATAGCGATCTCCCTGGTGATATTCTCCCTCTGGGACCCAGCCAAGGCACTGCTTACTTCCTTCCTATTCGGTACGATAGAGGCAGCCAGCTACACCCTTCAGGCTCTGGGCTACAGCCAGTGGCTCCTCAGCGCCTTACCTTATCTGATGACACTGGTCATCCTGACCTTGGGATCCTCAGGGAGGTTCAGGAGGAGGGTGGGGGCACCGCGCTACCTCGGAATTCCGTACGATAGGGAGTGA
- a CDS encoding BMP family ABC transporter substrate-binding protein, which produces MRPYQVVALSLALLIIGAAGGYLLSPRSEFTVTKTVTQTITTEKLTTATPQKGKVRAAFVYVGPIGDYGWSHAHHQAKELIDKKYDWLETTQVESVDPAASAGVMEQLIAQGYNVIFTTSFDFMDPTLEEAQKHKDILFWHCSGYKRAPNMGTYFVEFYQVYYLNGLMAGALTKTKKIGYVAAHLIPEVVRHINAFAIGVKEVCPDCKVYVREIGAWVDPTKARQAAEALISEGVDVLAFTEDTPTVVQVAEEHYMRGERVLAFGHYSPMKDYGKDVCVSGQIAHWEVVYDDILSKIYAGSYTNENLQDVDYWWKLKEGAAELGCTYNEPINPKFVDELRSVRVKGQVQLPNGTVLRDPDVYTLVFARLAQMGAIWTGKGWVHVNDETFDPFTGPIYDNEGRLRVLPGQRIGHDELWSMQWWVDNIVGPRLGG; this is translated from the coding sequence ATGAGACCCTATCAGGTGGTAGCCCTTTCTCTCGCCCTCCTGATAATAGGGGCGGCGGGAGGGTACCTTCTGTCCCCCAGATCCGAGTTCACCGTGACCAAGACCGTAACGCAGACGATAACAACGGAGAAGTTGACCACGGCAACGCCCCAGAAGGGAAAAGTGAGGGCAGCTTTCGTGTATGTGGGGCCCATAGGGGATTACGGTTGGTCCCACGCGCACCATCAAGCCAAGGAGCTGATCGACAAGAAGTATGATTGGCTTGAAACGACTCAAGTGGAATCCGTGGATCCCGCCGCCTCCGCTGGAGTCATGGAACAGCTCATAGCCCAGGGCTATAATGTGATATTCACCACGAGCTTCGACTTCATGGATCCAACACTGGAGGAGGCTCAGAAGCACAAAGACATCCTGTTCTGGCACTGCTCCGGTTACAAGAGGGCCCCCAACATGGGGACCTACTTCGTGGAGTTCTACCAAGTCTACTACCTAAACGGTTTGATGGCTGGGGCCCTCACGAAAACTAAGAAGATAGGCTATGTCGCGGCTCACCTGATACCCGAGGTCGTGAGGCACATAAACGCCTTCGCCATAGGCGTCAAGGAGGTCTGTCCTGACTGCAAGGTGTACGTCAGGGAGATAGGCGCATGGGTCGATCCGACAAAAGCCAGGCAGGCTGCTGAGGCCCTGATATCGGAGGGCGTTGACGTCCTAGCTTTCACGGAGGATACGCCCACGGTGGTTCAGGTGGCTGAGGAGCACTACATGAGAGGGGAGAGGGTTCTCGCCTTCGGTCACTACAGCCCCATGAAGGATTACGGTAAGGATGTGTGTGTCAGTGGGCAGATCGCCCACTGGGAGGTCGTGTACGACGACATACTCTCCAAGATATACGCGGGCTCTTACACGAACGAGAACCTCCAGGACGTTGACTACTGGTGGAAGCTGAAGGAGGGCGCCGCTGAGCTTGGTTGCACTTACAACGAGCCGATCAATCCGAAGTTCGTGGATGAGCTGAGGTCCGTGAGGGTGAAGGGTCAGGTTCAATTGCCTAATGGTACGGTGCTCAGGGACCCGGATGTCTACACTCTGGTATTCGCTAGATTAGCTCAGATGGGAGCCATCTGGACGGGAAAGGGCTGGGTACATGTCAATGATGAGACCTTCGATCCGTTCACGGGCCCAATATATGATAACGAGGGCAGGTTGAGGGTACTCCCCGGCCAGAGGATAGGGCACGATGAGCTCTGGTCGATGCAGTGGTGGGTTGATAACATCGTCGGCCCCCGACTAGGGGGCTGA
- a CDS encoding GNAT family N-acetyltransferase produces the protein MQDKEGGRGDAPEHRWIPGGSPLRIVRYSPDLLEGIVSIHCPRWREVPLGIRLSECGYWGDPKVFSWYVENLLSVDGKVIVALKGEEVIGEAEVVPERSRSPVGEHAYLQMVWVREEERRTGVGRQLVSECCRIAEGMGFDALDTIPYDEAIPFFEALGFSEVDSQVVMEAQSRPAPEQPKVEELGRREFPAAAQMIAGQTRPSSLLWELLWGREEVGLPPPRVLRVRVGLWEFIMGLFRPTFEDNYFYVLIWGPERAGLGQIFDSAEMALTVAYEMGATRVRTQTWCRYRAAFEAAGFEPLRRVKWMRKPLR, from the coding sequence ATTCAGGATAAGGAAGGGGGCCGGGGAGACGCTCCTGAGCATAGATGGATACCTGGGGGGAGCCCCTTGAGGATAGTTAGGTACAGCCCGGACCTGCTGGAGGGCATCGTGAGCATTCACTGCCCTAGATGGAGGGAGGTGCCACTCGGCATCAGGCTGAGTGAGTGCGGCTACTGGGGGGATCCGAAGGTCTTCAGCTGGTACGTGGAGAACCTGCTCTCGGTGGACGGGAAGGTTATAGTGGCCCTTAAGGGAGAGGAGGTGATAGGTGAGGCTGAGGTGGTTCCCGAGAGATCTAGATCGCCCGTTGGAGAGCACGCCTACCTTCAGATGGTCTGGGTCAGGGAGGAGGAGAGGAGGACGGGCGTTGGGAGGCAGCTCGTGAGCGAGTGCTGCAGGATAGCGGAGGGCATGGGATTCGATGCCCTCGACACGATACCCTACGATGAGGCGATCCCCTTCTTCGAGGCCCTGGGCTTCTCGGAGGTGGATTCCCAGGTCGTCATGGAGGCCCAGTCCAGGCCGGCTCCGGAGCAGCCCAAGGTGGAGGAGCTCGGGAGGAGGGAGTTCCCCGCGGCCGCTCAGATGATAGCTGGTCAGACCAGGCCCTCATCCCTCCTCTGGGAGCTCCTCTGGGGGAGGGAGGAGGTCGGCCTTCCACCCCCGAGGGTGCTGAGGGTGAGGGTCGGGCTCTGGGAGTTCATCATGGGCCTCTTCAGACCCACATTTGAGGATAACTATTTCTACGTTCTGATATGGGGTCCCGAGAGAGCGGGACTGGGTCAGATATTCGATTCAGCCGAGATGGCCTTGACGGTAGCTTATGAGATGGGAGCCACGCGGGTGAGAACCCAGACCTGGTGCAGGTACAGGGCCGCCTTCGAGGCGGCCGGCTTCGAGCCCCTGAGGAGGGTCAAGTGGATGAGGAAACCCCTGCGATGA